The Sinomicrobium kalidii region AACACCCCGGAAGACTGGAGAGATGCCATGTATTACCGGTACTGGCTGCATCACCCCGACAGGCCGGCCCATTTCGGTATCAGGAATGAGCGGTATAAATTGGCCTTCTTCTACGGACAAGGCCTGGACAAATACGGATCTTCGAAAAAAAACACGGTACCGCAATGGGAATTTTACGACCTGGAAAAAGACCCCCGGGAACTGCATAACGTTATTGACAACCCGCAATATGCCCCCGTTATAGAAAAAATGAAAAACGAACTGAAAAAACTCCGGGATAAATACGGAGATCATGATGTGGATGATCCCGCAATGCAACCGGTACTCAAAGAACTCAGGTAAGCCCCGCTGAAGTATGACTGAAAAATCGCTTTTGAAAAAAACGTACGCCATTTTTATCATGGGCGTCTCCGGGTCGGGAAAGACCACGGTGGGTAAACTCCTGGCTGAAAAGATGCAAATCCCTTTCTTTGACGGTGACGATTACCATCCCGAAACCAACCGCCGGAAAATGGCTTCGGGCCGCCCGCTGAACGACGATGACCGCAGGGGATGGCTGGAAACCCTCAATAAACTGGCCCGTGAACAACTGCATTCGGCATCGTGTGTCATTGCCTGTTCCGCCCTGAAAATATCCTACCGCGACCTTCTTCAAAAAGACATCGCCGCGCATACGAAATTTGTGTTTTTAAAAGGGTCCTACGAACAGGTCATGGCACGAATGCTCGCCAGGGATGCCCATTTTATGCCTGCTTCCCTCCTTACCTCCCAGTTCGATACGCTCGAATATCCCACGGAGGCCCTGGTGGCAGATATCGCCAAAGAACCGGAACAGATCGTATCGGAAATTATGGAAACACTTACGCATAAAACGGAATTCGGACTCATAGGCCTCGGGGTTATGGGCAAAAGCCTGTGCCGCAATCTCGCCGGGCACGGTTTCCGGATCTCCATGTACAACCGCCATGTTCCCGGAAAGGAAGAACATGTGGCCTCAGGTTTCAAAAGCGGATTCCCCGAATTGGAAGATGCCCTTCCGTTTGACAAGCTGAAAGCCTTTGTCAATTCGCTCCAGGTTCCCCGGAAAATCATGTTGATGGTCCCTGCCGGCAAGCCCACTGACCATATCCTCGAAGAACTCCTCCCCCTGCTTTCGGAGAACGATGTAATTATAGACGGGGGAAATTCGCACTACACGGATACGGGAAGACGCGGGGAACTGCTTTCCCGTCACGGGATTTCCTTTGTAGGCTGCGGGGTTTCCGGCGGAGAAGAAGGCGCCCTGAACGGTCCTTCCCTGATGCCCGGCGGGGAAAAGGCGGCCTACCGTATTGT contains the following coding sequences:
- the gndA gene encoding NADP-dependent phosphogluconate dehydrogenase, coding for MKKTYAIFIMGVSGSGKTTVGKLLAEKMQIPFFDGDDYHPETNRRKMASGRPLNDDDRRGWLETLNKLAREQLHSASCVIACSALKISYRDLLQKDIAAHTKFVFLKGSYEQVMARMLARDAHFMPASLLTSQFDTLEYPTEALVADIAKEPEQIVSEIMETLTHKTEFGLIGLGVMGKSLCRNLAGHGFRISMYNRHVPGKEEHVASGFKSGFPELEDALPFDKLKAFVNSLQVPRKIMLMVPAGKPTDHILEELLPLLSENDVIIDGGNSHYTDTGRRGELLSRHGISFVGCGVSGGEEGALNGPSLMPGGEKAAYRIVRPFLEAIAAKDGNGQPCCTYIGPEGSGHFVKMVHNGIEYAEMQLLAEVYFSFKHTGKTPDRIAGILESWKTAENSFLLEITADILRTREGDHWLIDRILDQAGNKGTGNWTTIASAQLGIPATMIASSLFARYISAFKADRKAMERVYGQASTPPETDEKTVFEAYRAARLINHYQGFRLIKEASDTFGWDLNLSALARTWTNGCIIRSALMERLPGILKSGDNILLHPEIAPSIKTWRSSLAGFVAACVKSGIPVPVFSEAVNFFHGFSSAHLPASLIQAQRDYFGAHTYRRNDDGGEKIHHTHWKKTKGS